A single region of the Paludibacter jiangxiensis genome encodes:
- a CDS encoding polysaccharide deacetylase family protein, giving the protein MRSRLLLLLIFVSVIAFGQKKHVCISIDDLPVVDYGPYDTVVQQRIMDNLIVSLKKNKVPAIGFVNENKLYNYVNKPMSFQIHLLDKWLGNGLMLGNHTFSHPDYNTESFKAFSHDILKGEIISKELLKKYGQKKKYFRHPYLHVGTTKARADSLASFLTEHGYTTAPITIDSEDYAFAYAYYKAKQKKDAALMKKIVSDYLVYIDQDIKHFEKESVGLFGRTMNQVILLHASMLNSEYMNDIIAIFRKNGYDFQPIDKVLKDPAYKIPVTVYGTFGSSWLDRWALSLNKRGDFLMGAPEPPEYVKRMLNE; this is encoded by the coding sequence ATGAGATCCCGATTATTGTTGCTGTTGATTTTTGTGAGTGTGATTGCTTTTGGGCAAAAAAAGCATGTGTGCATTTCTATAGACGACCTGCCGGTGGTTGATTACGGCCCGTACGATACGGTCGTTCAGCAACGGATTATGGATAACCTGATTGTTTCTCTGAAGAAAAATAAGGTGCCGGCTATCGGGTTTGTAAACGAAAATAAGCTCTACAACTATGTGAACAAACCAATGTCGTTCCAGATTCATCTTCTCGACAAATGGCTGGGAAACGGTTTGATGCTTGGCAACCACACCTTCTCTCACCCCGATTACAATACCGAATCATTTAAGGCTTTTTCTCACGACATACTGAAAGGAGAAATTATCTCCAAAGAGTTGCTCAAAAAATACGGACAAAAGAAGAAGTATTTTCGCCATCCTTATCTGCACGTGGGAACAACCAAAGCCCGCGCCGACTCACTGGCTAGTTTCCTGACGGAACACGGTTATACTACGGCTCCCATCACCATCGACAGTGAGGATTATGCGTTTGCCTATGCTTATTATAAGGCCAAACAAAAGAAAGATGCGGCTTTGATGAAGAAAATTGTGAGTGATTATCTTGTTTACATCGATCAGGATATAAAGCACTTCGAAAAAGAATCGGTAGGTTTGTTCGGACGAACAATGAATCAGGTGATTTTGCTGCATGCCAGTATGCTGAACTCCGAATATATGAATGACATCATCGCCATTTTCAGGAAAAACGGATACGATTTTCAGCCTATCGACAAGGTGTTGAAAGATCCGGCTTATAAGATTCCGGTGACGGTATATGGAACTTTCGGTAGTTCGTGGCTCGACCGCTGGGCGTTGTCTCTCAACAAAAGAGGCGACTTTTTGATGGGTGCGCCAGAGCCTCCCGAATATGTAAAAAGAATGCTGAATGAGTAG